The Fictibacillus arsenicus genome contains a region encoding:
- a CDS encoding phosphatidylglycerophosphatase A family protein — MQNKKVENVEETARKLLNERGVTVNDIAELVYFLQVPYHPDLKMDVCRENVERVIAKREVQNAILTGIGLDVLAEEKKLEQPLQEILARDESLYGIDEIIALSIVNIYGSIGFTNYGFIDKQKPGILEKLNDKSTGKVHTFLDDIVGAIAAAASSRLAHRAANTE; from the coding sequence ATGCAAAATAAAAAAGTGGAAAATGTCGAAGAAACAGCACGCAAATTGCTGAACGAACGGGGCGTTACGGTAAACGATATAGCTGAACTCGTTTATTTTCTCCAAGTCCCCTACCATCCTGATTTAAAAATGGATGTATGCAGAGAAAATGTTGAAAGAGTCATTGCAAAGCGTGAAGTTCAAAATGCCATATTAACTGGCATCGGGCTTGATGTTCTAGCTGAAGAAAAGAAGTTAGAACAGCCGCTTCAAGAAATTTTGGCTAGAGATGAGAGTCTTTATGGTATTGATGAAATTATTGCACTTTCTATAGTAAATATATATGGTTCGATTGGATTTACGAACTACGGATTCATCGACAAACAAAAACCTGGTATTTTAGAAAAATTAAATGATAAGTCTACTGGCAAAGTTCACACGTTTTTAGATGATATTGTAGGTGCAATCGCAGCAGCGGCATCCAGCCGACTGGCACACAGGGCTGC